A genomic stretch from Haloferax sp. Atlit-12N includes:
- a CDS encoding segregation/condensation protein A: MTDDIPELNLSRGRGERDASEDDDDAVFSFATDTAASDSDDSPAPAEPDAMDEVLPEDVSETDDDEVEPVELLVQLAKEGTIDPWDIDIVEVTDAFLNRLDAMDLRTTGRALFYASVLLRMKSDELLAPDEPDEEELEPWELALQGGGDEGHPGDDGDGPPGFDPIDALEDEMDRRLERKHARGSPETLDELVRELREVERGSWWKRRREYDTSESPRGFSRGTQTLDYHTPGEMRGAGEPTEDDVTGTAHNEDIEAVVEAVGDVLATHYEKGRDEVLFAEIRDVADTVMTTYLALLFLSHRSTVYLKQDDLFGDLWIRNPEVFDADPGAGSEVDADAEDADGAAAETETGDRGSAAAADDADDADADSDDPELEAEAIADD, translated from the coding sequence ATGACTGACGACATCCCCGAACTGAACCTCTCTCGCGGGCGCGGCGAGCGCGACGCGAGCGAGGACGATGACGACGCGGTCTTCTCGTTCGCCACCGACACCGCCGCGTCCGACTCCGACGACTCTCCCGCCCCCGCCGAACCCGACGCGATGGACGAGGTCCTCCCGGAAGACGTCTCGGAGACCGACGACGACGAGGTCGAACCGGTCGAACTCCTCGTCCAACTCGCCAAGGAGGGGACTATCGACCCGTGGGACATCGACATCGTGGAGGTCACCGACGCCTTCCTGAACCGCCTCGACGCGATGGACCTCCGGACGACCGGGCGGGCGCTGTTCTACGCGAGCGTCCTCCTGCGCATGAAGTCCGACGAACTCCTCGCGCCGGACGAACCCGACGAGGAGGAACTCGAACCGTGGGAACTCGCCTTACAGGGCGGTGGCGATGAGGGCCATCCGGGCGACGACGGCGACGGCCCGCCCGGCTTCGACCCCATCGACGCGCTGGAAGACGAGATGGACCGGCGGCTCGAACGCAAGCACGCCCGCGGGTCGCCGGAGACGCTGGACGAACTCGTCCGCGAACTCCGTGAGGTCGAACGCGGGTCGTGGTGGAAGCGCCGGCGCGAGTACGACACCTCCGAGTCGCCGCGCGGCTTCTCCCGCGGGACGCAGACGCTCGACTACCACACGCCCGGCGAGATGCGCGGCGCGGGCGAGCCCACGGAGGACGACGTGACGGGAACCGCCCACAACGAGGACATCGAGGCGGTCGTCGAGGCCGTCGGCGACGTGCTCGCCACCCACTACGAGAAGGGCCGCGACGAGGTGCTGTTCGCCGAGATACGCGACGTGGCCGACACCGTGATGACGACCTACCTCGCGCTCCTGTTTCTGTCCCACCGGAGCACGGTCTACCTCAAGCAGGACGACCTGTTCGGCGACCTCTGGATTCGGAACCCCGAGGTGTTCGACGCCGACCCCGGCGCGGGGTCAGAAGTGGACGCGGACGCCGAGGATGCCGACGGCGCGGCCGCCGAGACGGAGACGGGCGACCGCGGTTCCGCCGCCGCCGCCGACGACGCCGACGACGCTGACGCCGACAGCGACGACCCCGAACTCGAAGCCGAGGCCATCGCGGACGACTAG
- the gatB gene encoding Asp-tRNA(Asn)/Glu-tRNA(Gln) amidotransferase subunit GatB: protein MTAQALEQRELAVVIGLEVHVQLETATKIFCSCSTEPAEDEEPNTRVCPVCLGLPGALPVLNEAAVESAVKIGKALNADIAEDTRFHRKNYYYPDLPKNFQITQYDAPICADGTLEVSVEGTRRDIGITRAHLEEDPGSLQHKGGSIDTADYTLVNYNRAGTPLVEIVTEPDFRSPQETRAFLAKLEEVLEYLGVFDATRDGSLRIDANISLVPADEVDDDGAISDEALEAANRTEVKNISSHKGAEKALAYEVTRQKNAIKRGRAVEQETRHWDESRGITVSMRSKEEEKDYRYFREADLPPLQVAHWKEEIPIPELPDARRERFHTEYGIDEESASKLTSTKEVADFFEDVAAEFDADLAATWVADNLLGELNYRDMHITDVSDRLDEFTRLVELVDADEVTTKNAEEIVLREMLDEGKDPDTIVDEEGLGKADDDEIGGFVQEAIDENPDAVEDYHNGEGGALNFLVGQVMQKSKGSADPGTVNQLLREKLDE from the coding sequence ATGACTGCGCAAGCGCTCGAACAGCGCGAACTCGCGGTCGTCATCGGGTTGGAGGTCCACGTTCAACTCGAGACGGCCACGAAGATTTTCTGTAGCTGTTCGACCGAGCCTGCCGAGGACGAGGAGCCGAACACCCGCGTGTGCCCCGTCTGTCTCGGGCTGCCGGGCGCGCTCCCGGTGCTCAACGAGGCGGCGGTGGAGTCGGCGGTCAAAATCGGCAAGGCGCTGAACGCCGATATCGCCGAGGACACCCGCTTCCACCGGAAGAACTACTACTACCCCGACCTGCCCAAGAACTTCCAGATCACCCAGTACGACGCGCCCATCTGCGCCGACGGGACGCTGGAAGTGTCCGTCGAGGGCACCCGCCGCGACATCGGCATCACGCGCGCCCACCTCGAAGAGGACCCCGGCAGCCTCCAGCACAAAGGCGGCAGCATCGACACGGCGGACTACACGCTCGTCAACTACAACCGCGCCGGCACGCCGCTGGTCGAAATCGTCACCGAGCCCGACTTCCGGAGCCCGCAGGAGACCCGCGCGTTCCTCGCGAAGCTCGAAGAGGTGCTCGAATACCTCGGCGTGTTCGACGCCACCCGCGACGGCTCGCTCCGCATCGACGCCAACATCTCGCTCGTCCCCGCCGACGAGGTCGACGACGACGGCGCGATTTCCGACGAGGCGCTCGAAGCGGCCAACCGCACCGAGGTCAAGAACATCTCCAGCCACAAGGGCGCAGAGAAGGCGCTGGCCTACGAGGTCACCCGCCAGAAGAACGCCATCAAGCGCGGCCGCGCCGTCGAACAGGAGACGCGCCACTGGGACGAGTCCCGCGGCATCACCGTCTCGATGCGCTCGAAGGAAGAAGAAAAGGACTACCGCTACTTCCGCGAGGCCGACCTCCCGCCGCTCCAAGTCGCCCACTGGAAAGAAGAGATTCCGATTCCGGAACTCCCCGACGCCCGCCGCGAGCGCTTCCACACCGAGTACGGCATCGACGAGGAGTCCGCCTCGAAGCTTACCTCGACCAAGGAGGTCGCGGACTTCTTCGAGGACGTCGCCGCCGAGTTCGACGCCGACCTCGCCGCGACGTGGGTCGCCGACAACCTACTCGGCGAACTCAACTACCGCGACATGCACATCACGGACGTGTCGGACCGCCTCGACGAGTTCACGCGGCTCGTCGAACTCGTCGACGCCGACGAGGTGACGACGAAGAACGCCGAGGAAATCGTCCTCCGCGAGATGCTCGACGAGGGCAAGGACCCCGACACCATCGTCGACGAAGAAGGCCTCGGCAAGGCCGACGACGACGAAATCGGCGGCTTCGTGCAGGAAGCCATCGACGAGAACCCCGACGCCGTCGAGGACTACCACAACGGCGAGGGCGGCGCGCTGAACTTCCTCGTCGGGCAGGTCATGCAGAAGTCCAAGGGGAGCGCCGACCCCGGCACCGTGAACCAGTTGCTCCGCGAGAAGTTAGACGAGTAA
- the mtnP gene encoding S-methyl-5'-thioadenosine phosphorylase, which produces MKIGFIGGSGIYEALPLENTREEPVETPFGEPSTTPIVGEFGDTGREVVFLPRHGPDHQHSPTTLPYRANIFALKQLGVTHVLASNAVGSLKEDLPPQTLVVPDQIYDRTKHRPLTFFDEGIVVHQPFAMPYDEELVSILAEAAEEATDAQVQEGGTYVCIEGPSYSTKAESEHYRAQGWDVIGMTTIPEAKLAREAEMAYATITGVTDYDVWKEDSEVTLDEVLKNAAANEEAIKETVEAAIRKIPDGHETDSHTALEGTINTPDEAIPAETKAKLAPLIDQYVD; this is translated from the coding sequence ATGAAAATCGGATTCATCGGTGGCAGCGGTATCTACGAGGCGCTCCCGCTGGAGAACACCCGCGAGGAACCCGTCGAGACGCCGTTCGGCGAACCCTCAACGACGCCCATCGTCGGCGAGTTCGGCGACACCGGCCGCGAGGTCGTCTTCCTCCCGCGACACGGCCCGGACCACCAGCACTCGCCGACGACGCTCCCCTACCGCGCGAACATCTTCGCGCTGAAGCAACTCGGCGTCACCCACGTCCTCGCCAGCAACGCCGTCGGCAGCCTCAAAGAGGACCTGCCGCCGCAGACGCTCGTCGTCCCCGACCAGATTTACGACCGCACGAAACACCGTCCCCTGACGTTCTTCGACGAGGGCATCGTCGTCCACCAGCCCTTCGCGATGCCGTACGACGAGGAACTCGTCTCCATCCTCGCCGAGGCCGCCGAAGAGGCGACCGACGCGCAGGTCCAGGAGGGCGGCACCTACGTCTGCATCGAGGGCCCCTCGTACTCCACGAAGGCCGAAAGCGAACACTACCGCGCGCAGGGCTGGGACGTCATCGGCATGACGACCATCCCCGAGGCCAAACTCGCCCGGGAGGCCGAGATGGCCTACGCGACCATCACCGGCGTCACCGACTACGACGTCTGGAAGGAAGACAGCGAAGTCACGCTCGACGAAGTGCTGAAGAACGCCGCCGCCAACGAGGAGGCAATCAAGGAGACCGTCGAGGCCGCCATCCGCAAGATTCCCGACGGCCACGAGACCGACAGCCACACTGCGCTCGAAGGGACCATCAACACGCCCGACGAGGCCATCCCCGCCGAGACGAAAGCAAAGCTCGCGCCGCTCATCGACCAGTACGTCGACTAA
- a CDS encoding chromosome segregation protein SMC: MSNRVEELESKVAELQAAVNGLTEELVETKERLRQLEDANDVDVPSRAATRRGDWETEDESAAEAAEADEASSADGDETKPDEADETDEGDGETPDDDIIVA; this comes from the coding sequence ATGAGTAACCGGGTGGAGGAACTCGAATCCAAAGTCGCAGAACTGCAGGCCGCCGTGAACGGGCTCACCGAGGAACTCGTCGAGACCAAAGAACGGCTTCGCCAGCTCGAAGACGCCAACGACGTGGACGTTCCCTCGCGGGCCGCGACCCGTCGCGGCGACTGGGAGACCGAAGACGAGTCCGCCGCGGAGGCCGCCGAAGCCGACGAGGCGTCGTCGGCCGACGGCGATGAGACTAAACCGGACGAGGCCGACGAGACTGACGAAGGCGACGGCGAGACCCCCGACGACGACATCATCGTCGCGTAA
- the smc gene encoding chromosome segregation protein SMC, with protein sequence MHIKELVLDGFKSFGRPTRIPFYEDFTVVTGPNGSGKSNIIDGVLFALGLARTRGIRAEKLTDLIYNPGHADGSDEAAKQPKEASVTVVLDNSEGTLDRSQVVNAAGTDKVGDVEEITIKRRVKETPDNYYSYYYLNERSVNLSDIKDLLAQAGITPEGYNVVMQGDVTEIINMTPYQRRGIIDEIAGVAEFDEKKDAAFEELEAVEERVDEADLRIEEKETRLDQLADERETALTYKGLREEKEEYEGYLKAAELEDKRDDLSRTESRIESTEADLEDLQAELDERQGKVTRLEEDLEDLTHEIERKGEDEQLRIKSEMEEIKGDISRLENAIEAAEEKRDDAEAERRKAFIDIDRKQEQIDDLEDDIREVKVEKASVKSDIQSKRVELSEVQSEIDSVDTEFDELKSELAERKETLDDLKDEKNDRQRAKDRLLDDARRRSNQISETRDELERARERIPELKATVSDLHSELDTAEKNKAKIDGVIEDLQAEKADLNDELSEVTDELQTKQSEYARLEARAGKDGDNSWPRAVTTILNAGISGVHGAVGQLGSVDGEYAKACETAAGGRLANVVVDDDGVGSSCIDHLKSRNAGRATFLPITKMDNRSLPRKPNAPGVVDFARNLVDYDSQYESIFSYVLGSTLVVEDMETARDLMGDYRMVTLDGDLVERSGAMTGGSGGGSRYSFSKSGEGKLDRLAKEITKLEDRRRSLNEEIRDIDDDLDDARGRASDAADRVRTIEREIEDAEEDIEDAEAEIDRLDDRLDELQSERESVDEQMSDLDDEIADLDDEIETVEAAIEDIEAELADSEIPELTARADDIRADIDDLEDRMSTLDGRLNEIQLEKQYAEDAVDDLHDTVEAAQNRKAEARKSISEAESKIEEREDDLEAKREAVAELEEELVDLKEDRTELQGDLREARSARDEKKDRVSAVESKLESMRSAAERLEWEIDELESQVGDYDPDEIPDHDTVESEIERLTEEMEELEPVNMLAIDEYDDVKADLEALQERRDVLVEERDAIADRIDQYESQKKATFMESFDAIAENFTDIFERLSNGTGHLQLENPEDPFEEGLTMKAQPGDKPIQRLDAMSGGEKSLTALAFIFAIQRHNPAPFYALDEVDAFLDAANAERVGQMVDDLAGDAQFVVVSHRSALLERAERAIGVTMQGDNVSAVTGIQFGGDGEAGSDADGPDGDDGGSGDGDDADGGDGGGADADVEAEVPADD encoded by the coding sequence ATGCACATCAAAGAGCTCGTCCTTGACGGTTTCAAGAGCTTCGGGCGGCCGACTCGCATCCCGTTCTACGAGGATTTCACGGTCGTTACGGGCCCGAACGGTTCCGGCAAATCGAACATCATCGACGGCGTCCTCTTCGCGCTCGGCCTCGCCCGCACCCGCGGGATTCGCGCCGAGAAGCTGACGGACCTCATCTACAACCCCGGTCACGCCGACGGGAGTGACGAGGCCGCGAAACAGCCGAAAGAGGCGAGCGTCACGGTCGTCCTCGACAACTCCGAGGGGACGCTCGACCGCTCGCAGGTCGTCAACGCCGCCGGCACCGACAAGGTCGGCGACGTCGAGGAGATAACCATCAAGCGCCGCGTCAAGGAGACGCCGGACAACTACTACTCGTACTACTACCTCAACGAGCGCTCGGTCAACCTCTCGGACATCAAGGACCTGCTCGCGCAGGCGGGCATCACCCCCGAGGGCTACAACGTCGTCATGCAGGGCGACGTGACCGAGATTATCAACATGACGCCCTACCAGCGGCGGGGCATCATCGACGAAATCGCGGGCGTCGCCGAGTTCGACGAGAAGAAAGACGCCGCCTTCGAGGAGTTAGAGGCGGTCGAAGAGCGCGTCGACGAGGCGGACCTCCGCATCGAGGAAAAAGAGACGCGCCTCGACCAACTCGCCGACGAGCGCGAGACCGCGCTCACCTACAAGGGACTCCGCGAGGAGAAAGAGGAGTACGAGGGCTACCTGAAGGCCGCGGAACTCGAAGACAAGCGCGACGACCTCTCGCGGACCGAATCGCGCATCGAGTCCACCGAGGCCGACCTCGAAGACCTACAGGCCGAACTCGACGAGCGACAGGGGAAAGTCACCCGGCTCGAAGAAGACCTCGAAGACCTCACCCACGAGATAGAGCGCAAGGGCGAGGACGAACAGCTCCGCATCAAGTCGGAGATGGAGGAGATAAAGGGCGACATCTCCCGGCTCGAAAACGCCATCGAGGCGGCCGAGGAAAAGCGCGACGACGCCGAGGCCGAGCGCCGGAAGGCGTTCATCGACATCGACCGCAAGCAAGAGCAGATCGACGACCTCGAAGACGACATCCGCGAGGTCAAAGTCGAGAAGGCGTCGGTCAAAAGCGACATCCAGTCCAAGCGGGTCGAACTCTCCGAGGTACAGTCCGAAATCGACTCGGTCGACACCGAGTTCGACGAACTGAAATCGGAACTCGCGGAGCGAAAGGAGACGCTCGACGACCTCAAAGACGAGAAGAACGACCGCCAGCGCGCCAAGGACCGCCTGCTGGACGACGCGCGCCGCCGCTCGAACCAGATTTCGGAGACCCGAGACGAACTCGAACGCGCCCGCGAGCGCATCCCCGAACTGAAGGCGACCGTCTCCGACCTGCACAGCGAACTCGACACCGCCGAGAAGAACAAGGCGAAGATAGACGGCGTCATCGAGGACCTGCAGGCCGAGAAGGCCGACCTGAACGACGAACTCTCGGAGGTCACGGACGAACTCCAGACCAAGCAGTCGGAGTACGCCCGCCTCGAAGCCCGCGCCGGCAAAGACGGCGACAACTCGTGGCCACGGGCCGTCACGACCATTCTCAACGCTGGTATCTCCGGCGTCCACGGCGCGGTCGGCCAACTCGGCTCCGTCGACGGCGAGTACGCGAAAGCCTGTGAGACAGCCGCCGGCGGCCGCCTCGCCAACGTCGTCGTCGACGACGACGGCGTGGGGTCGTCCTGTATCGACCACCTGAAGTCCCGCAACGCGGGCCGCGCGACGTTCCTGCCCATCACGAAGATGGACAATCGGAGCCTGCCGCGCAAGCCCAACGCCCCTGGCGTCGTGGACTTCGCGCGCAACCTCGTCGACTACGATTCGCAGTACGAGTCGATTTTCTCGTACGTCCTCGGGTCGACGCTCGTCGTCGAGGACATGGAGACCGCCCGGGACCTGATGGGCGACTACCGTATGGTCACCCTCGACGGCGACCTCGTGGAGCGCTCCGGCGCGATGACCGGCGGCTCCGGCGGCGGCTCTCGCTACTCCTTTTCGAAGTCCGGCGAGGGCAAACTCGACCGCCTCGCGAAGGAGATTACGAAGCTCGAAGACCGCCGTCGCTCGCTCAACGAGGAGATTCGGGACATCGACGACGACCTCGACGACGCCCGCGGGCGGGCTTCCGACGCCGCCGACCGCGTCCGGACCATCGAGCGCGAAATCGAGGACGCAGAGGAGGACATCGAGGACGCCGAAGCCGAAATCGACCGCCTCGACGACCGCCTCGACGAACTCCAGTCCGAACGCGAGTCGGTGGACGAACAGATGTCCGACCTCGACGACGAAATCGCCGACCTCGACGACGAAATCGAGACGGTCGAGGCCGCCATCGAGGACATCGAGGCCGAACTCGCGGACTCCGAGATTCCAGAGCTCACCGCCCGCGCCGACGATATTCGCGCGGACATCGACGACCTCGAAGACCGGATGTCGACGCTCGACGGCCGGCTCAACGAGATTCAACTCGAAAAGCAGTACGCGGAAGACGCGGTCGACGACCTCCACGACACGGTCGAGGCCGCCCAGAACCGCAAAGCCGAGGCTCGGAAGTCCATCTCCGAGGCGGAGTCGAAAATCGAGGAGCGCGAGGACGACCTCGAGGCCAAGCGCGAGGCGGTCGCCGAACTCGAAGAGGAACTGGTCGACCTCAAGGAGGACCGCACGGAGCTACAGGGCGACCTCCGCGAGGCCCGGAGCGCCCGCGACGAGAAGAAAGACCGCGTGAGCGCGGTCGAATCGAAGCTCGAAAGCATGCGGTCGGCCGCCGAGCGCCTCGAGTGGGAGATAGACGAGCTCGAATCGCAGGTCGGCGACTACGACCCCGACGAGATTCCCGACCACGATACGGTCGAGTCCGAAATCGAGCGGCTCACCGAGGAGATGGAGGAACTCGAACCGGTCAACATGCTCGCTATCGACGAGTACGACGACGTGAAAGCCGACCTCGAAGCCCTCCAGGAGCGCCGCGACGTGCTGGTCGAAGAGCGCGACGCCATCGCCGACCGCATCGACCAGTACGAGTCCCAGAAGAAGGCGACGTTCATGGAGTCGTTCGACGCCATCGCCGAGAACTTCACCGACATCTTCGAGCGCCTGTCGAACGGCACGGGCCACCTCCAGTTGGAGAACCCCGAAGACCCCTTCGAGGAGGGCCTGACGATGAAGGCCCAACCGGGCGACAAGCCCATCCAGCGCCTCGACGCCATGTCCGGCGGCGAGAAGTCGCTGACGGCGCTCGCGTTTATCTTCGCCATCCAGCGCCACAATCCCGCGCCGTTCTACGCGCTCGACGAGGTCGACGCCTTCCTCGACGCCGCGAACGCCGAGCGCGTCGGCCAGATGGTCGACGACCTCGCGGGCGACGCCCAGTTCGTCGTCGTCTCGCACCGCTCCGCGCTCCTCGAACGCGCCGAGCGCGCCATCGGCGTGACGATGCAGGGCGACAACGTCAGCGCCGTCACGGGTATCCAGTTCGGCGGCGACGGCGAGGCTGGAAGCGACGCGGACGGACCGGACGGAGACGACGGCGGAAGCGGCGACGGCGACGACGCAGACGGTGGTGACGGCGGCGGAGCCGACGCGGACGTGGAAGCGGAGGTTCCGGCGGATGACTGA
- a CDS encoding DUF3100 domain-containing protein, producing MTNDTTSDRWAPIRTGGRLSAHLRTHLTVLLIVVVAELIGTITFPLGPGQVVLLPLLYAVVLGLVLSYSVLGSLLEPLRRVVDEDVSRIASPLLVIALMPLGVKYGTLVAPSFYDLVAAGPAFVLQEFGNLGTILVALPLALLLGLKRESIGAAVSIAREPTLGVITDKYGIESPEGRGVLGTYMTGTVLGTVFFGLLGGFAPATGLHPLALSMACGMGSASMMTACSTSLAAAVGGAGVAEDQILSFAATSNLLTGITGLYMVILVGLPVITRLYAVLAPVLGRGTAAADGGE from the coding sequence ATGACAAACGATACTACCTCGGATAGATGGGCACCGATTCGCACCGGCGGCCGACTCTCGGCACACCTCCGGACGCACCTGACGGTTCTTCTCATCGTCGTCGTCGCGGAACTTATCGGCACGATAACGTTCCCGCTCGGGCCGGGACAGGTCGTGCTCCTGCCGCTCCTGTACGCCGTCGTCCTCGGCCTCGTCCTCAGTTACAGCGTCCTCGGGTCGCTCCTCGAACCGCTCCGGCGGGTCGTCGACGAGGACGTGAGCCGCATCGCTTCGCCGCTTCTCGTCATCGCGCTGATGCCGCTCGGCGTCAAGTACGGAACGCTCGTCGCGCCGTCGTTCTACGACCTCGTGGCGGCCGGGCCGGCGTTCGTCCTGCAGGAGTTCGGTAACCTCGGCACGATTCTCGTCGCGCTCCCGCTCGCCCTGCTTTTGGGCCTCAAGCGTGAGTCCATCGGGGCCGCTGTCAGCATCGCCCGCGAACCGACTCTCGGTGTCATCACCGACAAGTACGGCATCGAGTCACCTGAGGGCCGCGGTGTCCTCGGAACCTACATGACGGGGACGGTCCTCGGAACCGTCTTCTTCGGTCTGCTCGGCGGTTTCGCCCCCGCGACGGGACTCCACCCGCTGGCGCTCTCGATGGCCTGCGGCATGGGCTCTGCGAGTATGATGACTGCCTGTTCCACGTCGCTGGCGGCGGCCGTCGGCGGCGCGGGCGTCGCCGAGGACCAGATTCTGAGCTTCGCCGCGACGAGCAATCTCTTGACCGGCATCACGGGGCTCTACATGGTCATCCTCGTCGGCCTCCCGGTCATCACGCGCCTCTACGCGGTCCTCGCACCCGTACTCGGCCGCGGTACCGCCGCGGCCGATGGAGGTGAGTGA
- a CDS encoding amidohydrolase, translating into MTDDDRVAALKARVCDAIDDRADEIIAFAKDVQAEPELGYKEVKTTEKVVSLFEDLDLDVETGLAITGARARAGSGDFVAAVLGELDALVNPDHPLADPETGAVHACGHNAQLAHLVGTAFGLVGSGVVDDLDGAVEFVAVPAEEYLDLDYRRELLEAGDIEFFGGKQELIRRGYVDDWDAAAMMHAGSDTPERTITSDFSTNGFVGKFVTYRGTEAHAGAAPEEGVNALNAAMLGMNAVHAQRERFRDEDHVRVHPIITRGGDGVNVVPAEVTMESYVRAASIEAVSEANESVNRALASGAMGVGGDVEIEDYPGYMPLRTDETMVAFYDENARDIVGPDAVTAGTPHLSGSTDMGDITQLVPGIHPWTGGFEGAVHARDFRVVDEEMAYVIPAKLTACTLVDLLTDSEAMAEVRAAKAEKRSREEYLDAVRSLRTTTTESYRD; encoded by the coding sequence ATGACCGACGACGACCGCGTCGCGGCTCTCAAAGCCCGCGTCTGCGACGCTATCGACGACCGCGCCGACGAGATTATCGCCTTCGCGAAGGACGTGCAGGCCGAACCGGAACTCGGCTACAAGGAGGTCAAGACGACCGAGAAGGTCGTCTCGCTCTTCGAGGACCTCGACCTCGACGTGGAGACGGGACTGGCGATTACCGGCGCACGCGCTCGCGCTGGCTCCGGCGACTTCGTCGCGGCCGTCCTCGGCGAACTCGACGCGCTCGTCAACCCGGACCACCCGCTTGCGGACCCCGAGACAGGCGCGGTCCACGCCTGCGGTCACAACGCCCAACTCGCACACCTCGTCGGGACCGCCTTCGGCCTCGTCGGCAGCGGCGTCGTCGACGACCTCGACGGCGCGGTCGAGTTCGTCGCCGTCCCGGCCGAGGAGTATCTCGACCTCGACTACCGCCGCGAACTGCTCGAAGCGGGTGATATCGAGTTCTTCGGCGGCAAACAGGAGCTCATCCGCCGTGGCTACGTCGACGACTGGGACGCCGCCGCGATGATGCACGCCGGCAGCGACACGCCCGAACGGACGATTACGAGCGACTTCTCGACCAACGGCTTCGTCGGCAAGTTCGTCACCTATCGCGGGACCGAAGCACACGCCGGCGCGGCCCCCGAAGAGGGCGTCAACGCGCTCAACGCCGCGATGCTCGGGATGAACGCGGTCCACGCCCAGCGCGAGCGCTTCCGCGACGAGGACCACGTCCGCGTCCATCCCATCATCACCCGCGGCGGCGACGGCGTCAACGTCGTTCCCGCCGAGGTGACGATGGAGTCGTACGTCCGCGCGGCGTCCATCGAAGCTGTCTCAGAAGCAAACGAGTCGGTTAACCGGGCGCTCGCGTCCGGCGCGATGGGCGTCGGCGGCGACGTGGAAATCGAGGACTATCCCGGGTACATGCCGCTTCGGACCGACGAGACGATGGTCGCGTTCTACGACGAGAACGCCCGCGACATCGTCGGTCCCGACGCGGTCACGGCGGGGACGCCGCACCTCTCGGGGTCGACGGACATGGGCGACATCACACAACTCGTCCCCGGCATCCACCCGTGGACCGGCGGCTTCGAGGGCGCGGTCCACGCCCGGGACTTCCGGGTCGTCGACGAGGAGATGGCCTACGTCATCCCAGCGAAACTCACCGCCTGCACGCTAGTCGACCTGCTCACCGACTCCGAGGCGATGGCCGAGGTCCGCGCGGCGAAAGCCGAAAAGCGCAGTCGCGAGGAGTACCTCGACGCGGTCCGGTCGCTCCGGACCACGACGACCGAGTCGTACCGGGACTGA